A region from the Paenibacillus humicola genome encodes:
- a CDS encoding carbohydrate ABC transporter permease — MAAIAENVHAGSNPKNQLPFLASLGINVFFVIYSIMCIVPLLLIISVSFSDEKGVLTNGYRFLPEKFSLAAYQFLYKDVGQIAYSYGISITVTVVGTVLSMLIIALYAYPISRSHFPHAKFFTFFVFFTLLFSGGLVPWYLVYVQLLELKDTLWALIMPLLMSSFWVLIVRTFFKETIPGAVIESAKIDGAGELRIFLRIVLPLSMPVMATVALFQTLTYWNDWFLSLVFITNDHNISVQYLLYKMLANIQYLSSNPTAAAEIAKAGGMFNFPSETVRMALVIVGVGPIVFAYPFFQKYFIRGLTVGAVKG, encoded by the coding sequence ATGGCGGCCATTGCCGAAAACGTACACGCGGGATCCAATCCCAAAAACCAGCTGCCTTTTCTCGCATCGCTTGGCATCAACGTGTTTTTCGTCATCTATTCGATTATGTGCATCGTTCCGCTGCTGCTGATCATTTCCGTTTCGTTCTCCGACGAGAAAGGAGTCCTTACGAACGGCTACCGGTTCCTGCCTGAGAAATTCAGCCTGGCGGCCTATCAGTTTCTCTATAAGGACGTCGGCCAAATCGCGTATTCGTACGGAATCTCGATTACGGTCACGGTCGTCGGCACAGTGCTCAGCATGCTGATCATTGCCCTCTATGCGTATCCGATTTCCCGGAGCCATTTTCCGCATGCCAAATTTTTTACCTTTTTCGTTTTCTTCACGCTGCTGTTCTCCGGCGGGCTGGTTCCGTGGTACCTCGTTTACGTGCAGCTGCTGGAATTAAAGGACACGCTCTGGGCGCTTATCATGCCGCTCCTGATGTCCTCCTTCTGGGTACTGATCGTGCGGACGTTCTTCAAGGAAACGATTCCCGGGGCGGTAATCGAATCCGCAAAAATCGACGGAGCCGGCGAGCTGCGCATTTTTCTCCGGATCGTGCTGCCGCTGTCGATGCCGGTTATGGCGACCGTCGCGCTGTTTCAAACGCTGACCTATTGGAACGACTGGTTCCTGAGCCTGGTATTCATCACGAACGATCACAATATTTCGGTGCAGTATCTGCTCTATAAAATGCTCGCCAATATCCAGTACTTATCCAGCAACCCGACGGCCGCGGCCGAGATTGCCAAAGCGGGCGGGATGTTCAACTTCCCGAGCGAAACGGTGCGGATGGCGCTGGTCATTGTCGGCGTCGGCCCGATCGTATTCGCGTACCCGTTCTTCCAAAAATATTTCATCCGCGGACTTACGGTCGGCGCCGTAAAAGGATAA
- a CDS encoding ABC transporter permease: MAEVEAVTVYTEKTTKARTLKWTLAYLIRNYWMFYLMLLPGVILLIFNNYIPMLGIVIAFKTVRFDIGILHSPWSGFTNFKFLFQSGDSYIIIRNTLLYNSAFIVLNLIFPLAFAIMLNEMKNRFLSKLHQTIMFLPYFLSMTVIAYLVFGFMSDEHGYLNGTLLPALGLEPIRWYFTKEVWPFILPIINTWKGMGYYTVVYMAAIIGIDDEYYEAATIDGASKWQQMTRITVPLIMPVITIMTLLQIGRIFNADFGLFFQVPRESGTLFPVTNVIDTYVYRTFLTVGDIGLSSAAGLFQSVVGFALVFLSNWVVRRFNSENALF; the protein is encoded by the coding sequence ATGGCCGAGGTGGAAGCGGTTACAGTCTATACGGAGAAAACAACGAAGGCCAGGACGCTCAAATGGACGCTGGCCTACCTGATCCGCAATTACTGGATGTTCTACCTGATGCTGCTTCCGGGCGTTATACTGCTGATTTTCAACAATTATATCCCCATGCTCGGGATCGTCATCGCCTTCAAGACCGTCCGATTCGATATCGGCATTCTGCACAGTCCGTGGTCGGGCTTCACGAACTTCAAGTTTTTGTTTCAATCCGGTGATTCTTATATCATTATCCGCAACACGCTGCTGTACAACTCCGCTTTTATCGTGCTGAACCTGATTTTCCCGCTTGCGTTCGCCATTATGCTGAACGAAATGAAAAACCGCTTTCTCTCGAAGCTGCACCAGACGATTATGTTTCTGCCTTATTTTTTGTCGATGACCGTTATCGCCTACCTCGTATTCGGCTTTATGAGCGACGAGCACGGTTATTTGAACGGCACGCTGCTGCCGGCGCTGGGGCTCGAACCGATCCGCTGGTATTTTACGAAGGAAGTGTGGCCCTTCATTCTGCCGATCATCAATACATGGAAAGGGATGGGCTATTACACCGTCGTTTATATGGCGGCCATCATCGGCATCGACGACGAATATTACGAGGCGGCGACAATCGACGGCGCCAGCAAGTGGCAGCAAATGACGCGCATCACCGTTCCGCTTATTATGCCGGTCATTACGATTATGACGCTGCTGCAGATCGGGCGTATTTTCAACGCCGATTTCGGACTGTTCTTTCAGGTGCCGCGCGAATCGGGCACGCTGTTCCCGGTGACGAACGTCATCGATACGTACGTGTATCGGACGTTTCTGACCGTCGGCGATATCGGTCTGTCATCCGCGGCGGGTCTGTTCCAGTCGGTCGTCGGCTTCGCGCTCGTCTTTTTGTCCAACTGGGTCGTGCGGCGATTCAACAGCGAAAACGCGCTTTTTTAG